Proteins co-encoded in one Candidatus Poribacteria bacterium genomic window:
- a CDS encoding RNA polymerase sigma factor → MEKDDVQLIHDILAGDHTAFTTLVEKYQKSVHALAWQKIGDFHHAQEITQDTFLQAYQNLSTLRNPNVFAGWLYVIANRLCIDWLRKQKPEMQSLEDPRIENIVEKLSYTRYMSEQRETETAEHYYEIVKQLLERLPEKERTVVTLHYLDEMTTKEIGNFLGVSVNTIHSWLYRARERLREHLQGEEFHMTQEGKSELDQSTEELILKEFVPKMLGTIETKIHAELQGQLGKSIPDTQMLEQVLEKMMGDIKEKILAQLGKEFPKIKM, encoded by the coding sequence ATGGAAAAAGATGACGTTCAACTTATTCATGATATTTTAGCGGGCGACCACACCGCATTTACCACATTGGTTGAAAAATACCAAAAAAGCGTTCACGCCTTGGCGTGGCAGAAGATCGGTGATTTTCACCATGCTCAAGAGATCACACAAGACACCTTCCTCCAAGCATATCAGAACCTTTCTACACTCAGGAATCCTAATGTTTTTGCGGGATGGCTCTATGTGATCGCCAATCGGCTTTGCATTGATTGGCTACGAAAGCAAAAACCTGAGATGCAATCCTTGGAGGACCCACGTATAGAAAATATTGTAGAGAAACTCTCTTATACGCGTTATATGTCGGAACAGCGGGAAACAGAAACTGCTGAGCATTATTATGAAATTGTTAAACAACTCCTCGAAAGACTTCCGGAAAAGGAACGCACCGTCGTCACGCTCCACTACCTTGATGAAATGACGACTAAAGAGATTGGCAACTTTTTGGGGGTATCGGTGAACACAATTCATAGTTGGCTCTACCGGGCACGTGAACGCTTACGCGAACACTTACAAGGAGAAGAATTTCACATGACACAAGAAGGTAAAAGCGAACTGGATCAATCGACTGAAGAATTAATTCTAAAAGAATTTGTGCCTAAGATGCTCGGCACCATAGAAACAAAGATTCACGCCGAACTTCAAGGGCAACTCGGAAAAAGTATTCCCGATACACAAATGCTCGAACAAGTGTTGGAAAAGATGATGGGTGATATTAAGGAAAAAATACTGGCACAACTCGGAAAAGAATTCCCAAAGATAAAGATGTAA
- the recQ gene encoding DNA helicase RecQ, with product MRVLIVAKTRMNKGACIGAITETGKSVRLIPYNADPHDGANNEYNVGDIWEITAEPVPEPALIPPHNENTIVREKHRLHVTKDTKSLVSAIELLMPPQTGHPRELYEGLLKSTSSGSLYIAVDGDIPSYSTMFWRPDQPLTRDTEGRRIRYRYPTENGGCTLTFVGFQEPLETIPAGMLLRVSLAHRWRPKDQPDAEERHYVQISGWFSQEIEQGELEQPGEQEQPSLPTPKQTPLEILTNIFGHEQFRPFQETIINHILKRQNALIVLPTGGGKSLCYQLPALMFDGVTVVISPLISLMQDQVMQLQNRGIRAAFLNHTVGNTEYVATMQQVRQGEIKLLYLAPETLVRPEILVMLDDSDVACLAIDEAHCISEWGHDFRQEYRQLVSIRERFKNAVCVALTATATPRVQNDIKKLLKFDDGNEFIGSFDRENLFIAVEPKVELLEQTLAFLNTHRGESGIIYCQTKKQVESLCRHLTARRTPVRPYHADLDNTTRKQNQEAFINGEIQVIVATIAFGMGIDKADVRFVLHAGLPKEPESYYQEIGRSGRDGLPAECLLLFSYGDVDTINHFIDQGAESEKRGRQERSHTLVSWATSIACRRKVLLAYFGEEYDQENCGMCDNCRKSEIERVDLTVPAQKFLSCVVRTEELFGEAYIIDILRESKRKKILENRHNELSTYGIGMEYSKTQWRYLSHQFLQQELLARDTQHGSLRVTQHGWGVLNGGDQFWGFSVESVHHLTSEVLTEYDPELFKLLQTERDRIADAEGVHPNAVFHDKALQAMTTYFPTSEESFKVMPSVGPAKTEKYGKVFLPIIRAYCKEHETKPVARSTEALNTDPPTSTELNAHALELFEQLRDKRKTVADKEEVRAFRIFSDKILKEMVTHFPRTREAFGQIRGIGPAKIEKYADDFLPIIRDYCKEHGID from the coding sequence GTGAGAGTCTTAATTGTTGCGAAAACCCGAATGAACAAAGGGGCGTGTATTGGCGCAATTACAGAGACAGGAAAAAGCGTGCGGCTCATTCCGTATAACGCCGATCCCCACGATGGCGCGAACAATGAATATAACGTTGGCGATATTTGGGAAATAACTGCCGAACCCGTCCCAGAACCTGCACTTATTCCACCGCATAACGAAAACACTATCGTTCGTGAAAAACACCGTCTCCACGTAACAAAAGATACAAAAAGCTTGGTGAGTGCTATCGAACTCCTGATGCCGCCGCAAACAGGACATCCGCGTGAACTCTATGAAGGTTTATTGAAAAGCACAAGTAGTGGTTCGCTCTACATCGCTGTGGATGGTGATATCCCCTCTTACAGCACTATGTTTTGGAGGCCAGATCAACCGCTTACCCGTGATACAGAAGGAAGGCGAATACGATATCGCTACCCCACCGAAAATGGCGGATGCACGCTCACCTTTGTCGGTTTTCAAGAACCGCTTGAGACAATTCCAGCGGGCATGCTCCTGCGCGTGTCTCTGGCACATCGGTGGAGACCCAAAGATCAGCCCGACGCTGAAGAACGACACTATGTCCAGATATCTGGCTGGTTTTCTCAAGAAATAGAACAAGGAGAACTAGAACAGCCCGGAGAGCAGGAACAGCCGTCACTCCCAACCCCGAAGCAAACCCCGTTAGAGATCCTCACAAACATTTTTGGGCATGAACAGTTTCGGCCATTTCAGGAAACCATCATCAACCACATCCTAAAACGGCAGAATGCGTTGATTGTCCTACCCACAGGTGGTGGAAAATCACTCTGTTATCAATTACCTGCCCTCATGTTTGATGGTGTAACCGTTGTTATTTCGCCACTAATTTCACTCATGCAGGATCAGGTAATGCAACTACAAAATCGTGGTATCCGTGCAGCGTTTCTCAACCATACTGTTGGGAACACAGAATACGTCGCCACGATGCAACAGGTAAGACAAGGTGAAATCAAGCTACTTTACCTTGCTCCTGAAACGCTCGTTCGCCCTGAAATACTTGTTATGCTTGATGATTCAGATGTTGCCTGCCTTGCGATTGATGAAGCACATTGCATTTCAGAATGGGGACACGACTTTCGGCAGGAATACCGACAGTTGGTTTCCATTCGCGAACGATTCAAAAACGCCGTTTGCGTTGCCCTAACAGCTACTGCAACCCCGCGGGTTCAAAACGACATCAAGAAATTACTCAAGTTTGACGACGGAAATGAGTTCATAGGCAGTTTTGACCGAGAAAATCTATTTATCGCTGTTGAACCGAAAGTTGAATTACTGGAACAGACACTCGCGTTTCTTAATACGCATCGCGGTGAATCTGGCATTATCTATTGTCAAACCAAGAAGCAGGTTGAATCGCTCTGTCGTCATTTAACTGCCAGACGTACCCCAGTCCGTCCGTATCACGCAGACCTTGATAATACAACTCGGAAACAGAATCAGGAGGCTTTCATTAATGGCGAAATCCAAGTGATAGTCGCCACAATCGCCTTCGGTATGGGAATCGATAAGGCGGACGTGCGTTTTGTGCTACACGCTGGATTGCCGAAGGAACCTGAATCTTACTATCAAGAGATCGGACGTAGTGGTCGCGATGGACTTCCAGCGGAGTGTCTCTTGCTATTTAGTTACGGTGATGTTGACACTATTAATCATTTCATTGATCAAGGTGCAGAATCCGAAAAACGCGGACGACAAGAACGATCACACACCCTGGTTTCGTGGGCAACCTCAATAGCGTGTCGTCGAAAAGTGTTGCTAGCTTATTTTGGAGAGGAATACGATCAGGAGAATTGTGGGATGTGTGACAACTGCCGTAAATCAGAAATAGAGCGAGTTGACTTGACGGTACCCGCACAAAAATTTCTCTCGTGTGTCGTCCGGACAGAAGAACTATTCGGGGAAGCGTATATCATTGATATATTACGGGAGTCAAAGCGGAAAAAGATTCTTGAGAACAGACACAATGAACTCTCTACGTATGGCATCGGTATGGAATATAGCAAGACGCAGTGGAGATATTTGTCTCATCAATTCCTCCAACAAGAATTATTAGCACGAGATACCCAACACGGCAGCCTCCGTGTGACTCAGCATGGATGGGGAGTACTGAATGGAGGCGATCAGTTTTGGGGGTTTTCGGTAGAATCGGTACACCACCTCACATCTGAAGTGCTGACTGAATACGATCCCGAACTCTTCAAATTGCTCCAGACCGAACGAGACAGAATCGCTGACGCGGAAGGTGTACACCCTAATGCGGTTTTTCACGATAAAGCACTGCAAGCAATGACGACCTACTTTCCGACATCTGAGGAATCGTTCAAAGTGATGCCAAGTGTAGGCCCCGCAAAAACCGAAAAATACGGTAAGGTCTTTTTGCCTATTATTCGTGCCTATTGTAAGGAACATGAAACGAAGCCGGTAGCGCGCTCAACTGAAGCATTGAATACTGATCCACCAACCTCTACAGAACTGAACGCACACGCTCTAGAACTTTTCGAGCAACTTCGCGATAAACGCAAAACTGTGGCAGATAAAGAAGAGGTAAGGGCATTCCGTATTTTTTCTGACAAGATCTTAAAAGAAATGGTCACCCATTTCCCACGAACGCGAGAAGCGTTCGGGCAGATTCGTGGTATTGGTCCCGCGAAAATTGAAAAATACGCTGATGATTTCTTACCGATCATCCGTGACTATTGCAAGGAACACGGTATTGATTGA
- a CDS encoding DUF488 domain-containing protein — MWYHLPIMEKSPTAIPIYTIGYGSRSIMELIEVLHQHEINYLIDVRSAPYSRYKPEFSKAPLANELERHGIRYVFMGDTLGGRPDDEACYINGKVDYEKVKATAFYQSGIERLHTAFVQQQSVVLMCSEGKPEECHRCKLIGVTLTRQNIPVIHIDENGAPVTQEKVVERLTGGQLSMFGEDTFHSRKKYS, encoded by the coding sequence ATGTGGTATCATTTACCTATTATGGAAAAATCACCTACCGCCATTCCAATTTACACAATCGGCTATGGCAGCCGATCAATAATGGAACTCATTGAAGTGCTACACCAGCATGAGATCAACTACCTTATTGATGTCCGCTCGGCACCCTATTCTCGCTATAAGCCGGAATTCTCCAAAGCACCGCTCGCGAATGAACTCGAACGACACGGTATCCGCTACGTGTTCATGGGAGATACTCTCGGCGGCAGACCGGACGACGAAGCGTGTTACATCAATGGGAAAGTTGACTACGAAAAAGTCAAAGCCACGGCGTTTTACCAGAGCGGGATTGAACGCCTGCACACCGCTTTCGTGCAACAACAAAGCGTCGTGCTGATGTGCAGTGAAGGGAAGCCGGAAGAATGTCACCGATGTAAACTTATCGGTGTGACACTCACAAGGCAGAATATACCAGTCATTCATATCGACGAAAACGGCGCGCCAGTGACACAAGAAAAAGTCGTTGAGCGTCTGACAGGTGGGCAATTGTCAATGTTTGGTGAAGATACGTTCCACTCTCGAAAAAAATACTCGTAA
- a CDS encoding RRXRR domain-containing protein: MFVPVKSKSGKKLMPTHPNKAGMLIKKGLATPYWSNGIFCIRLNYETEEAYTQDIVVGVDPGSQKEGLTVKSESHTYLNIQADAHSGVGKKVAKRRELRRSRRSRKCPNRRNRKNRNAGKAKIPAGTRARWDWKLRILDWLSKLYPVTHVCVEDIKARTIERAKKWNQSFSPLEVGKQWFYAEIRKRWQLLTLQGWETKEIRDRLGLKKSSDKLAETFNAHCVDSWCLAHHTVGGVSIPENTDIFCIAPIRIKRRSLHREQEAKGRQRDRYGGTVLGNGLVKNTLIKHAKYGLTRLAGVNAKGLFSIYTLEGKRLTTGAKRNDFRVLTRLNFNYRSGHSSQT, from the coding sequence ATGTTTGTTCCAGTCAAGAGCAAGTCGGGCAAGAAACTTATGCCGACACACCCAAACAAAGCAGGGATGCTTATCAAAAAAGGCTTAGCGACACCTTATTGGTCTAACGGTATCTTCTGTATTCGGCTTAACTATGAGACTGAAGAAGCATACACGCAAGATATAGTTGTCGGTGTAGACCCCGGCAGTCAGAAGGAAGGTCTCACCGTCAAATCCGAATCTCATACGTATTTGAATATCCAAGCGGACGCTCATAGCGGTGTCGGCAAGAAAGTTGCCAAGCGTCGTGAACTGCGTCGGAGTAGACGTTCGCGTAAGTGTCCGAATCGCAGGAACAGAAAGAACCGGAATGCGGGGAAGGCAAAGATACCTGCGGGCACACGGGCGAGATGGGATTGGAAACTCCGGATACTGGATTGGCTATCAAAGTTGTATCCCGTCACGCATGTGTGTGTAGAAGACATTAAAGCACGGACAATAGAACGTGCGAAGAAATGGAATCAATCGTTTAGTCCATTGGAAGTCGGTAAGCAGTGGTTCTATGCGGAAATCCGAAAGCGGTGGCAGTTGCTAACATTACAAGGGTGGGAAACCAAAGAAATACGCGATCGGTTAGGACTCAAGAAGTCTTCTGACAAGTTAGCAGAAACCTTTAACGCACATTGCGTAGATTCTTGGTGTCTGGCACATCACACCGTAGGGGGTGTTTCTATTCCTGAGAATACCGATATATTCTGTATAGCCCCTATCCGCATCAAACGCAGGAGTCTCCATAGAGAACAAGAGGCAAAAGGCAGGCAGCGAGATAGATATGGCGGCACTGTGTTAGGAAACGGTCTCGTCAAAAACACATTGATAAAGCACGCCAAATATGGTCTGACACGCCTTGCGGGTGTGAATGCCAAAGGTTTATTCTCTATCTATACGCTTGAAGGGAAACGCCTGACAACAGGTGCGAAACGAAACGATTTTAGAGTGCTAACACGCCTTAACTTTAACTATAGGAGCGGGCATTCCTCCCAAACCTAA
- the miaA gene encoding tRNA (adenosine(37)-N6)-dimethylallyltransferase MiaA → MKAGLLCLLGPTAVGKTEIAIQLAQRLNAEIVSVDSRQIYRQMDIGTAKPTPEERQTAPHHLIDCVDVSQPFSVADYQSLADTAIADIQNRGKRVLLVGGAGLYFRAVVDGLFEGPDADIALRERLEQEAAQRGVDVLHGRLRACDPASAERIHPNNVVRVIRALEVYELTGTPMSEHQQQWDQGSQRYPFIAFCLTMPRALLYQRIGQRVDVMLANGLIAEVESLLAAGYARDTLALRSFGYRELIAYLDGECTYLEAVEQLKQNTRRFAKRQLTWFRKDTRLEWVDRNSKPDIVAYLLEKIGGIE, encoded by the coding sequence ATGAAAGCCGGACTCCTCTGCCTCCTCGGTCCCACAGCAGTCGGCAAAACAGAGATAGCCATTCAACTTGCACAACGCCTTAACGCCGAAATCGTTTCTGTCGATTCCCGACAAATCTATCGGCAGATGGACATCGGCACTGCCAAACCTACCCCTGAAGAACGGCAGACGGCACCGCATCATCTGATAGACTGTGTGGACGTTTCCCAACCCTTCTCCGTTGCAGACTATCAATCCCTTGCAGACACAGCGATCGCCGACATCCAAAATAGAGGGAAACGAGTGCTGCTCGTCGGTGGTGCAGGGCTCTACTTTCGTGCAGTTGTTGACGGTTTGTTTGAAGGCCCCGATGCTGATATTGCCCTTCGAGAACGACTTGAGCAAGAGGCAGCACAACGCGGAGTTGATGTCCTCCACGGAAGACTCCGTGCATGCGATCCAGCGTCTGCGGAACGGATTCATCCGAATAACGTCGTCCGTGTTATCCGTGCCTTGGAAGTCTATGAATTGACAGGCACGCCTATGTCTGAACACCAGCAACAGTGGGATCAAGGGAGCCAGCGGTATCCGTTTATCGCCTTCTGCCTGACGATGCCGCGCGCGCTGCTCTATCAGCGTATCGGACAACGCGTGGACGTGATGCTTGCGAATGGATTGATTGCCGAAGTGGAATCTCTGTTAGCAGCGGGTTATGCGCGTGATACCCTCGCGCTCCGAAGTTTTGGTTACAGAGAGTTAATCGCGTATCTTGATGGAGAATGTACATATCTGGAAGCGGTCGAGCAGTTGAAGCAGAACACCCGTCGCTTCGCCAAACGGCAGTTAACGTGGTTCCGTAAGGATACCCGTCTTGAGTGGGTGGATCGAAACTCGAAACCAGATATTGTCGCGTACCTGTTAGAGAAAATTGGGGGTATAGAGTAG
- a CDS encoding DUF488 domain-containing protein, which translates to MKKIKIVTIGVYGFDEAVFFNALCQAGVDTFCDIRSRRGVRGATYAFANSKRLQARLAELGIRYIYRKDIAPTQTVRDKQAAADKATKTAKRKRTELGEAFIEAYHIECLDAFEPQNLLDELGPDAKVVALFCVETAPEACHRSLVADKLAKTFNLEVEDILP; encoded by the coding sequence ATGAAGAAAATCAAAATTGTCACCATCGGTGTATACGGCTTTGACGAAGCCGTTTTTTTTAATGCCTTATGCCAAGCAGGTGTTGATACTTTCTGCGATATCCGTAGTCGGCGGGGTGTCCGCGGTGCGACTTACGCATTTGCCAATAGCAAACGTTTGCAAGCACGCCTTGCAGAACTCGGCATCCGATATATCTATCGCAAAGATATCGCGCCAACACAAACTGTTCGAGACAAACAGGCAGCAGCCGATAAAGCCACAAAAACGGCTAAACGCAAACGGACTGAACTTGGAGAAGCGTTTATTGAAGCCTACCATATCGAATGCCTTGATGCGTTTGAACCACAAAATCTGCTTGACGAATTGGGACCGGACGCGAAAGTTGTCGCGCTTTTTTGTGTGGAAACTGCACCGGAGGCGTGCCACCGTTCCTTGGTAGCCGATAAACTGGCGAAAACATTTAATCTGGAGGTCGAGGATATTCTACCGTGA
- a CDS encoding GNAT family N-acetyltransferase, whose product MKNYSVRMIRENMENIPQFPIPKGFAIRNYRPNEGHIWTRIQKAAEPYIDIDDGLFAREFERDFLAMEDRSFFLTTDTGEEIGTITAWWQPDMDGKTWGQIHWVAVHPDYQGHGLSKPMMSVAMTRLKQSHECCFLGTSTGRIAAVKVYLDFGFIPDLSRENSQEAWTEVASVIKHPILRTYGFLRSTTQV is encoded by the coding sequence ATGAAAAACTACAGTGTCAGAATGATCCGTGAGAACATGGAGAATATTCCCCAATTCCCTATTCCAAAAGGTTTTGCGATCCGCAATTACCGTCCCAATGAAGGGCATATCTGGACGCGGATTCAAAAAGCGGCAGAACCCTACATCGACATTGATGATGGACTTTTTGCGCGTGAGTTTGAACGCGATTTTTTGGCGATGGAGGATCGGAGTTTTTTCCTTACCACGGACACTGGCGAAGAGATCGGCACAATCACGGCGTGGTGGCAACCGGATATGGATGGCAAAACTTGGGGACAGATCCATTGGGTGGCAGTTCACCCGGACTATCAAGGGCATGGGTTATCTAAACCGATGATGTCTGTAGCGATGACGCGCCTGAAGCAGTCCCACGAGTGTTGTTTTCTCGGCACGTCAACTGGACGAATTGCGGCGGTCAAAGTCTACCTTGATTTCGGGTTTATCCCAGACCTTTCGCGTGAGAATAGTCAAGAGGCTTGGACAGAAGTCGCATCTGTCATAAAACACCCGATTTTGAGAACGTACGGTTTTTTAAGGTCAACTACCCAAGTCTAA
- the mnmA gene encoding tRNA 2-thiouridine(34) synthase MnmA: MKKILVAMSGGVDSSVTAAMMVDAGYDVTGITMRLGAPDTIEVDPERPNCCSLEGIEDARRVATQLGIPFYGVNYEDAFREQIIDYFVEEYLVGRTPSPCMVCNRELKFGRLLDLAKTLACDAIATGHYARVEQDPETGRYLLRKALDVSKDQSYFLAALTQEQLQCAMMPLGEYTKSEVRDLARKYQLRTAEKIESQELCFVADTNYRRFLQHRVPEKIEGGDIVDGKGNVLGKHDGVAFYTVGQRRGLGIAVGKPLYVTQLNATENTVVVGDSDALLEDTMHVERINLIAIEKLTEPIRAHVKIRSRDDGGPATITPISDTEAVVKFDEPRRAITPGQATVFYNGEYVLGGGWIVDPRDTTVER; the protein is encoded by the coding sequence ATGAAAAAAATTCTCGTTGCAATGAGCGGAGGTGTAGACAGCTCCGTCACTGCTGCCATGATGGTTGACGCAGGCTATGATGTCACAGGCATCACCATGCGCCTCGGCGCGCCTGATACTATTGAGGTAGACCCAGAGCGTCCGAACTGCTGTTCGCTTGAAGGCATTGAGGATGCACGCCGCGTCGCCACGCAACTCGGTATCCCTTTCTACGGCGTGAATTACGAGGACGCTTTCCGCGAGCAGATTATTGACTACTTTGTGGAAGAATACCTCGTCGGCAGAACCCCCAGCCCTTGTATGGTATGTAACCGAGAACTCAAGTTTGGTAGACTGCTTGATCTCGCCAAAACATTGGCGTGCGATGCCATCGCCACTGGACATTATGCTCGCGTTGAGCAGGATCCAGAAACTGGACGCTACCTCTTACGCAAAGCACTTGATGTGAGCAAAGATCAGTCGTATTTCCTCGCCGCGCTGACGCAGGAACAGTTGCAATGTGCGATGATGCCGCTCGGTGAATACACGAAATCCGAAGTACGAGACCTTGCCCGAAAGTACCAATTGCGCACCGCTGAAAAAATCGAGAGCCAAGAACTCTGCTTTGTCGCTGACACTAATTATAGACGTTTCCTCCAACATAGAGTCCCTGAGAAAATTGAGGGCGGCGATATTGTGGATGGGAAAGGCAATGTTCTTGGTAAACATGATGGTGTCGCGTTTTATACCGTCGGACAGCGGCGAGGGTTAGGTATAGCCGTCGGCAAACCCCTCTATGTGACACAGCTCAATGCAACAGAAAATACCGTTGTTGTCGGTGACTCCGATGCCCTCCTTGAGGACACGATGCACGTTGAGCGTATCAACCTTATTGCCATTGAGAAGTTAACGGAACCGATCCGTGCGCACGTCAAAATCCGATCCCGTGATGACGGCGGTCCAGCGACCATCACGCCTATCAGCGATACCGAGGCGGTCGTGAAATTTGACGAACCACGCCGTGCTATCACCCCCGGACAAGCCACTGTCTTTTACAATGGCGAATACGTCCTCGGCGGTGGTTGGATTGTGGACCCTCGCGACACCACTGTGGAACGGTAA
- a CDS encoding SpoIIE family protein phosphatase: MKHRLILISYLILIVFGFIFKTPAQDSEPVPVTGIRVLTLEAVNSGKADLFSAPWKYHPGDNREWASPTFDDTAWKSTSTLLSRKKLSEKEWEGIGWFRLHLSLPDEQLWNLPLALHVTYQMGASEIYLDGELIYEFGTVGTREGEEKPYWERDPQVILFSGKTDHLIAVRHSNFSSDPSMPVLGFGLKLTRLNSNIKSRVAIVHESTTFQMVWTAISVFMMLQHLLLFIFYPRARENLYFAISTGSIGAFVFLFFQLGLLTNPTQILFLLQLLACVYVLIFLAGMRFLYTLFYPKLPKLSWFFLIGWVITICLIFLRFDTVPTFRATTVYIEVANVPIQLEITLAGFLLLQLLTVLTFLEMARVIIVAIFKKKDGAWIFGLGSLMPIILPFMFDFFVSYTKYDGNISWQFSTLAITLAPLFSMSVYLARNFSRTRRKLETEALERQLLEVENTRKTEELEAARELQLSMLPQAPPRLPNLDVAFEMRPATEVGGDYYDYNLTADDRLTIAVGDATGHGMNAGLVVSAVKSLFKTSPPEAGNLETLERISQGVKSMNLKRLYMAMTLATLNGNKLTLAGAGMPPALIYRAEENQVEEILLEGIPLGGFIGAEREEASLDLQGGDTVLLMSDGLPEMLNPENEMLDYPKTKELFEEVADQPPDAIIDHLFKASASWADGEPQADDITLVVIKVK; this comes from the coding sequence ATGAAACACAGATTAATTCTAATATCCTATCTCATTTTAATAGTATTCGGATTCATCTTCAAAACACCCGCGCAAGATAGTGAACCTGTGCCGGTCACCGGTATACGCGTGTTGACATTAGAGGCTGTGAATTCAGGCAAGGCAGATTTGTTCTCAGCACCTTGGAAGTATCACCCGGGTGATAACCGAGAATGGGCAAGCCCAACTTTTGACGATACCGCGTGGAAATCCACGAGTACACTGCTATCTCGAAAGAAACTCTCCGAAAAGGAGTGGGAGGGTATCGGTTGGTTCAGACTTCATCTGTCTCTTCCTGATGAGCAGCTCTGGAATTTGCCGTTGGCACTCCATGTGACGTATCAAATGGGTGCGTCTGAAATCTATCTTGACGGGGAGTTGATTTATGAATTCGGGACAGTGGGAACACGGGAGGGAGAAGAAAAACCATATTGGGAGCGAGATCCACAGGTAATTTTGTTTTCAGGAAAAACTGACCATCTCATCGCGGTTCGGCATTCTAATTTCTCTTCTGATCCGTCGATGCCTGTGCTCGGTTTCGGTCTTAAACTGACACGGTTAAATTCAAACATTAAATCGCGTGTCGCTATTGTTCACGAAAGCACCACTTTTCAGATGGTGTGGACGGCGATTTCGGTTTTCATGATGCTGCAGCACCTGTTACTGTTTATCTTTTATCCGCGGGCACGAGAAAACCTCTATTTTGCGATCTCGACAGGGAGTATTGGGGCTTTTGTTTTTCTTTTTTTCCAACTTGGTCTTTTAACAAATCCAACACAAATTCTGTTTCTACTTCAGTTACTTGCGTGTGTCTATGTACTGATATTTTTGGCGGGAATGCGATTTCTCTACACGCTCTTTTATCCGAAGTTGCCCAAACTGTCTTGGTTCTTTCTTATCGGTTGGGTTATAACTATCTGTTTGATCTTCCTTCGTTTTGATACTGTCCCAACGTTCCGGGCAACTACAGTATATATCGAAGTGGCTAATGTCCCAATTCAATTAGAGATAACACTCGCTGGGTTTCTACTCCTACAACTGTTAACCGTCCTCACGTTTTTAGAGATGGCGCGTGTGATTATCGTCGCCATCTTCAAGAAGAAAGATGGCGCGTGGATTTTTGGGCTAGGCTCGCTCATGCCTATTATCCTGCCGTTCATGTTCGATTTTTTCGTCTCATATACAAAATATGATGGAAACATAAGCTGGCAATTTAGTACGCTCGCTATCACCCTCGCGCCACTTTTCTCAATGTCGGTATATCTTGCTCGTAATTTCTCTCGAACGAGACGGAAACTTGAGACGGAGGCACTTGAGCGTCAGCTTTTGGAAGTTGAAAACACCCGAAAAACGGAGGAATTGGAAGCAGCGCGTGAACTTCAGTTGTCAATGCTACCGCAAGCTCCACCGCGATTGCCTAACCTTGATGTCGCCTTTGAGATGCGACCTGCGACAGAGGTCGGTGGCGACTATTATGACTACAATCTCACGGCGGACGATCGGCTCACGATTGCAGTTGGAGATGCTACAGGACACGGCATGAACGCCGGACTTGTCGTTTCCGCTGTTAAAAGTCTTTTCAAAACATCGCCACCGGAGGCAGGGAACTTGGAGACGCTTGAACGAATCTCACAGGGTGTTAAGAGCATGAACCTGAAACGGTTGTACATGGCAATGACGCTCGCTACACTCAACGGCAACAAACTGACGCTGGCAGGAGCAGGGATGCCGCCTGCACTCATCTATCGAGCAGAAGAAAACCAAGTTGAGGAGATACTTCTTGAAGGGATACCATTAGGAGGCTTCATCGGAGCTGAGCGAGAAGAAGCATCATTGGATCTCCAGGGTGGTGATACGGTTTTGCTTATGAGTGATGGGCTACCAGAGATGTTGAACCCTGAAAACGAGATGTTAGATTATCCAAAAACGAAGGAACTGTTTGAAGAGGTAGCAGATCAACCCCCGGATGCTATTATTGATCATCTTTTCAAAGCGAGCGCGTCGTGGGCGGACGGGGAACCGCAGGCGGATGATATAACGCTTGTTGTCATTAAGGTGAAGTAA